One Pseudanabaena sp. FACHB-2040 genomic window carries:
- a CDS encoding tellurite resistance TerB family protein: protein MGPSDGVFETEVKPAAVSLSAAESFACVALVAIAADGYLSEQEGQEMTLALSRMQLFNSYSADVMHRMFDKLLVMLKQYGPGELIALAKQSLPQDLRETAFAIATDLVLSDGTVAPQEQSFLDDLYRILEIPGDMALQIVQVMNIKNRG from the coding sequence ATGGGGCCATCAGACGGTGTTTTCGAAACCGAAGTCAAACCGGCAGCGGTGAGTTTAAGTGCGGCAGAATCTTTTGCTTGTGTGGCTCTAGTTGCGATCGCAGCCGACGGCTACCTCTCAGAACAAGAAGGCCAGGAAATGACCCTGGCCCTTTCTCGAATGCAGCTCTTTAACAGCTACTCTGCCGACGTGATGCATCGGATGTTTGACAAGCTGTTGGTGATGCTAAAGCAGTATGGCCCGGGCGAGCTGATCGCCCTAGCCAAACAATCTCTGCCCCAAGATCTGCGAGAAACCGCCTTTGCGATCGCCACTGACTTAGTGCTCTCCGATGGCACAGTCGCGCCCCAGGAACAGTCTTTCCTCGACGATCTGTACCGAATTCTGGAAATTCCGGGCGACATGGCCCTGCAGATTGTGCAGGTGATGAATATCAAGAATCGGGGATAG
- the apcD gene encoding allophycocyanin subunit alpha-B translates to MSVVSQVILNADDELRYPTSGELKTIEDYLKTGDQRMRIATTLADNEKKIVDQASKELWRRRPDFIAPGGNAYGQKQRALCIRDYGWYLRLITYGVLAGNSGPIESIGIVGVREMYNALNVPVPGMAEAIRCLKEASLSLLSDDDAGEARPYFDFLIQAMS, encoded by the coding sequence ATGTCAGTCGTTAGCCAAGTAATTCTCAACGCCGACGATGAGCTGCGCTACCCTACCAGCGGCGAGCTCAAGACGATTGAAGACTATTTAAAGACCGGCGACCAGCGGATGCGAATCGCCACCACATTGGCAGACAACGAGAAAAAAATCGTTGATCAGGCCAGCAAAGAGCTCTGGAGACGCCGTCCTGACTTCATCGCCCCTGGTGGCAATGCCTATGGTCAGAAGCAGCGGGCTCTGTGCATTCGAGACTATGGCTGGTACCTGCGCCTGATCACCTACGGTGTGCTAGCTGGCAACAGTGGTCCGATTGAGAGCATCGGCATTGTTGGGGTGCGAGAAATGTACAACGCGCTCAACGTGCCTGTCCCTGGCATGGCTGAGGCCATTCGTTGTCTCAAAGAGGCTTCCCTCAGCCTACTCTCTGATGACGATGCGGGTGAAGCTCGGCCTTACTTTGACTTCCTGATCCAGGCAATGTCATAG
- the rlmD gene encoding 23S rRNA (uracil(1939)-C(5))-methyltransferase RlmD, translated as MADWQAGATLDLEITDLNSTGDGLGRWDGRVVFVPDTVPGDTIRTKLVQVKPTFARGKLVEVVTASAERVRPACIVADKCGGCQWQAVSYEAQLAAKQQQVEEALRRIGGFADLAISPILGAENSLGYRNKVTYPLARSSEGQVKAGYYRKGSHKLVNLNQCPVQDGRLNPLLAEVKQDIQAQGWSIYDEKRHHGRLRHLSLRIGRRTGQILLTLVSTVRDLQNLEKQAQVWLERYPDLVGVCLNYNPAKTNAILGEETRAVAGRPYLEESFAGLTFRIHPTTFFQVYTEQAERILGVILEELALQGSETVIDAYAGVGTLTLPVAQRSRRCIGLEVQPEAVQQGLANAALNDIENVEFRSGSVEQLLPQVAGELEGGPDVVLLDPPRKGCDRTVLDALIELNPARIVYMSCNPATLARDLKILCEEGGYRIQRVQPADFFPQTAHVECAAFLIA; from the coding sequence ATGGCTGACTGGCAAGCGGGCGCGACCTTGGATCTTGAGATTACTGACCTTAATAGCACAGGAGATGGTCTGGGTCGCTGGGATGGCCGGGTGGTCTTTGTGCCCGACACGGTACCGGGAGATACTATTCGCACCAAGCTAGTGCAGGTAAAACCGACCTTTGCGCGAGGCAAGCTGGTGGAGGTGGTTACGGCCTCGGCAGAGCGGGTGCGTCCGGCCTGTATTGTGGCAGACAAGTGCGGCGGCTGTCAGTGGCAGGCGGTGTCTTATGAGGCTCAGCTGGCGGCCAAGCAGCAACAGGTTGAGGAAGCGCTCAGACGCATCGGCGGGTTTGCTGACCTTGCTATCAGCCCGATCCTAGGGGCTGAGAACTCGCTGGGTTATCGCAACAAGGTGACCTACCCCCTAGCTCGATCTTCCGAAGGCCAGGTCAAGGCAGGCTACTACCGTAAGGGCAGCCACAAGCTGGTGAATCTCAATCAGTGCCCGGTGCAGGATGGGCGGCTGAACCCACTGCTGGCGGAGGTGAAGCAAGACATTCAGGCTCAGGGCTGGTCGATTTACGATGAGAAACGGCATCATGGGCGGCTGCGCCACCTGTCTCTACGGATCGGGCGACGTACCGGACAAATCCTGCTAACGCTGGTTTCCACAGTGCGAGATTTGCAAAATCTGGAGAAGCAGGCTCAGGTGTGGCTAGAGCGCTACCCTGACTTAGTAGGGGTTTGCCTCAACTACAATCCGGCTAAGACCAATGCCATCTTGGGGGAGGAAACCCGCGCTGTGGCAGGGCGGCCGTATTTGGAAGAATCCTTTGCTGGGTTAACTTTTCGCATTCATCCCACCACGTTTTTTCAGGTCTACACAGAGCAGGCCGAGCGCATATTGGGGGTGATTTTGGAGGAGCTGGCGCTCCAGGGCAGCGAAACGGTGATCGATGCTTATGCCGGGGTTGGGACGCTGACACTGCCAGTGGCGCAGCGATCGCGCCGCTGCATTGGCCTAGAAGTTCAGCCTGAGGCCGTGCAGCAGGGCTTGGCAAATGCGGCTTTGAACGACATTGAAAACGTAGAGTTTCGATCGGGCAGTGTTGAGCAGCTGCTGCCGCAGGTAGCCGGAGAATTGGAGGGGGGGCCAGATGTGGTGCTCCTAGATCCGCCGCGTAAGGGCTGCGATCGCACTGTCCTCGATGCCCTAATTGAGCTAAACCCAGCCCGCATTGTCTACATGAGCTGCAACCCAGCCACCCTGGCCCGCGACCTGAAGATCCTCTGCGAAGAGGGGGGCTACCGGATCCAGCGGGTACAGCCTGCCGACTTCTTTCCTCAAACCGCGCATGTAGAGTGTGCTGCATTTCTGATAGCTTAG
- the lpxD gene encoding UDP-3-O-(3-hydroxymyristoyl)glucosamine N-acyltransferase, whose protein sequence is MKFSEIAAKIGITEQSSLSEYADRDPEIAGVSAVEQAEAGALSYIEGAKFAHFVATTQASALILPKNEALQAQASERGIAWLSTPDPRLGFARAIALFYQPFKPAPGIHPTAIIDPSVTLGEEVAIGAYVVIQAGVKIGSGVCIQPNVVVYPHVEIGDGTVLHANCVIHERTKLGRACVIHSGAAIGSEGFGFVPTAQGWEKMEQSGYTVLEDGVEIGCNSTVDRPAVGETRIKRGTKLDNLVHVAHGCQVGEGVVMAAQVGMAGGVIIGNRVILAGQVGIANQAKIGDGAIATAKAGIHSDVEAGSIVAGSPAISHKLFLKAAAVYNRLPEMYQTLKQLQRQFTSTK, encoded by the coding sequence ATGAAGTTTAGCGAAATTGCCGCCAAAATTGGGATTACCGAACAGTCAAGCCTGAGCGAGTACGCCGATCGCGACCCAGAGATTGCCGGGGTGAGCGCTGTGGAGCAGGCTGAGGCTGGAGCACTGAGCTATATCGAGGGAGCCAAGTTTGCCCATTTTGTGGCAACCACTCAGGCCAGCGCCCTGATCTTGCCCAAAAATGAAGCCTTGCAGGCTCAAGCCAGCGAGCGAGGAATTGCTTGGCTAAGCACACCCGATCCACGGCTGGGGTTTGCCCGTGCGATCGCACTCTTTTACCAGCCATTTAAGCCAGCTCCCGGCATTCACCCCACGGCGATCATCGATCCCTCCGTAACGCTGGGGGAAGAGGTTGCAATTGGGGCCTACGTGGTGATTCAAGCCGGGGTCAAAATCGGCAGCGGCGTTTGCATTCAACCTAATGTGGTGGTTTATCCCCACGTTGAGATTGGCGATGGCACGGTGCTCCACGCCAACTGCGTCATCCATGAGCGCACTAAATTAGGCCGGGCCTGTGTGATTCACAGCGGTGCAGCCATTGGCTCCGAAGGCTTTGGCTTTGTGCCCACGGCCCAGGGTTGGGAGAAAATGGAGCAGTCTGGCTATACGGTGCTGGAAGATGGCGTTGAGATCGGCTGCAACTCTACGGTCGATCGCCCCGCTGTGGGCGAAACCCGCATTAAGCGAGGCACTAAGCTCGACAACCTAGTACATGTTGCTCACGGCTGCCAAGTGGGCGAAGGCGTGGTGATGGCGGCTCAGGTAGGCATGGCGGGCGGCGTAATTATCGGCAACCGGGTGATTTTGGCAGGGCAGGTGGGCATTGCTAACCAGGCCAAGATTGGAGATGGTGCGATCGCAACCGCCAAAGCGGGCATTCACAGCGATGTCGAAGCTGGCAGCATCGTGGCTGGATCTCCCGCCATTTCCCATAAGCTGTTTTTGAAAGCCGCTGCAGTTTACAACCGCCTGCCAGAAATGTATCAGACCCTCAAGCAGCTCCAGAGGCAATTTACTTCCACCAAATAG
- a CDS encoding glycoside hydrolase family 57 protein: protein MAIGYLALVLHAHLPFVRHPESDYVLEEEWLFEAITETYVPLLMMFEGLKRDGVDFKLTMSMTPPLVSMLRDPLLQERYDAHLAQLEELTEMEVERNVHNGHLRYLAEHYAREFNHVRQVWEQYSGDLVTAFKQYQDSNNLEIITCGATHGYLPLMKMYPQAVWAQIQVACEHYEENFGRPPRGIWLPECAYYEGLERMLADAGLRYFLTDGHGILYARPRPRFGSYAPIFTETGVAAFGRDHESSQQVWSSQVGYPGAAEYREFYRDLGWDAEYEYIKPYVMPNGQRKNVGIKYHKITGKGLGLSEKEWYDPYWAREKAAEHASNFMFNREQQVQYLHNLTQRPPIIVSPYDAELFGHWWYEGPWFIDYLFRKSWYDQSTYEMTHLADYLQTNPSQQVCRPSQSSWGYKGFHEYWLNETNSWIYPHLHKAAERMIELAKREPADELEWKALNQAARELLLAQSSDWAFIMRTGTMVPYAIRRTRSHLMRFNKIWEDVNQGKVDSGWLEKVEAIDNIFPSINYRVYRPV, encoded by the coding sequence ATGGCTATCGGATATCTCGCTCTGGTTCTCCATGCCCACCTGCCCTTCGTTCGCCACCCCGAAAGCGACTACGTCTTAGAAGAGGAATGGCTGTTTGAGGCCATTACCGAAACCTACGTCCCGCTGCTCATGATGTTTGAGGGGCTCAAGCGAGACGGGGTTGACTTCAAATTGACGATGAGCATGACGCCGCCCCTGGTGTCGATGCTGCGAGACCCCCTGCTGCAGGAGCGCTACGACGCTCACCTAGCCCAGCTCGAAGAACTGACTGAAATGGAGGTTGAGCGCAACGTCCATAACGGTCACCTGCGCTACCTGGCCGAGCACTACGCCCGCGAGTTTAACCACGTCCGTCAAGTCTGGGAGCAGTACAGTGGCGATCTGGTCACTGCCTTCAAGCAGTACCAAGACAGCAACAACCTAGAAATCATTACCTGCGGCGCGACCCACGGCTACCTGCCGCTGATGAAGATGTACCCCCAGGCTGTGTGGGCACAAATTCAGGTTGCCTGTGAGCACTACGAAGAAAACTTTGGCCGTCCGCCCAGGGGCATCTGGCTGCCCGAGTGTGCCTACTATGAAGGGCTAGAGCGCATGCTGGCCGATGCTGGTTTGCGCTACTTCTTGACCGACGGCCACGGCATTCTCTACGCTCGGCCCCGGCCCCGCTTCGGTTCCTATGCCCCAATCTTCACTGAAACTGGCGTCGCTGCCTTTGGCCGCGATCACGAGTCATCCCAGCAGGTATGGTCTTCCCAGGTGGGCTACCCCGGTGCTGCTGAGTACCGAGAGTTTTACCGCGACTTGGGCTGGGATGCCGAGTACGAGTACATTAAGCCCTACGTCATGCCCAACGGCCAGCGCAAAAACGTGGGCATCAAGTACCACAAGATCACGGGCAAAGGTCTAGGGCTCTCAGAGAAGGAATGGTACGACCCCTACTGGGCCCGCGAAAAAGCTGCCGAACATGCGAGCAACTTCATGTTTAATCGGGAGCAGCAGGTGCAGTACCTACACAACCTGACACAGCGCCCACCGATTATCGTCTCTCCCTACGATGCTGAGCTGTTTGGCCACTGGTGGTACGAAGGCCCTTGGTTTATTGATTACCTGTTCCGCAAGAGCTGGTATGACCAGAGCACCTACGAAATGACCCACCTGGCTGACTACTTGCAAACCAATCCCTCTCAGCAGGTCTGTCGCCCCTCTCAATCGAGCTGGGGTTACAAAGGTTTTCACGAGTACTGGCTCAACGAGACCAATTCCTGGATCTACCCCCATTTGCATAAAGCCGCCGAGCGCATGATTGAGCTGGCCAAGCGCGAACCCGCCGACGAACTGGAGTGGAAAGCGCTCAACCAGGCCGCGAGAGAGCTGTTGCTGGCGCAGTCCTCTGACTGGGCCTTCATCATGCGGACTGGCACCATGGTGCCCTATGCAATTCGCCGCACCCGCTCCCACCTGATGCGCTTCAACAAGATTTGGGAAGACGTCAATCAGGGCAAAGTTGACTCAGGCTGGCTGGAGAAAGTAGAAGCCATCGACAACATCTTTCCCAGCATCAACTACCGCGTCTACCGGCCTGTCTAG
- a CDS encoding GNAT family N-acetyltransferase translates to MSFLPGYCLQRGSGLDRALLVKVMQRAHSEISPGQSLSHVAATVDQHFSGETPLWWVYPDKSGEAGPAGSPVACLWLGNAIDQRSGERHAYVLLLFVEADHRRQGLATALLKQGHKWAQQRGDRQIALQVLSSNEAALQLYQKLGYIPASVLMTRPLE, encoded by the coding sequence ATGAGTTTTTTGCCGGGCTACTGTCTGCAGCGGGGCTCAGGGCTAGACCGAGCACTGCTGGTGAAGGTGATGCAGCGAGCTCACTCTGAGATTAGCCCAGGTCAATCTCTTAGCCATGTGGCTGCTACAGTAGACCAGCATTTCTCAGGTGAAACTCCGCTTTGGTGGGTTTATCCAGACAAATCTGGGGAAGCAGGCCCCGCAGGCTCGCCGGTAGCCTGCCTGTGGTTGGGCAACGCGATTGACCAGCGCAGCGGCGAACGGCATGCTTACGTCTTGCTGCTATTTGTAGAGGCTGACCATCGGCGGCAAGGGCTGGCTACCGCCTTGCTGAAGCAGGGACACAAATGGGCTCAACAGCGCGGTGATCGACAAATTGCTCTACAGGTGCTCAGCAGCAACGAGGCGGCTCTACAGCTCTATCAAAAACTAGGCTATATCCCTGCTTCAGTCCTGATGACGCGGCCCTTAGAATAA
- a CDS encoding DUF721 domain-containing protein has translation MPLDALNRLINQLETQPQWRKQGQFRQISDCWPRVVGPSVAVQTKPVRIDQDILYVAVANAAWSQTLTFERLRILEKINALVKPPIQDIRFSTGDWFRRPRDRRERAGADEEGLRSHPSYLAQAAPLSVPVPFPKTALEAFQQWAERRQEEARRQAQCPRCSCPCPEGELKRWSMCSLCIAKGWQTR, from the coding sequence ATGCCCCTAGATGCCCTTAATCGGTTAATTAACCAGCTAGAAACCCAGCCTCAGTGGCGCAAGCAAGGGCAGTTTCGCCAAATTTCAGACTGCTGGCCTCGGGTGGTCGGGCCTTCGGTCGCCGTGCAGACTAAGCCTGTGCGGATTGACCAGGACATTTTGTATGTGGCAGTTGCCAACGCGGCTTGGAGCCAAACGCTCACCTTTGAGCGCCTGCGAATTTTAGAGAAGATCAATGCTCTAGTCAAGCCGCCTATTCAAGACATCCGATTTTCTACTGGAGACTGGTTTCGCCGCCCGCGAGATCGGCGAGAGCGAGCGGGAGCCGATGAGGAGGGGTTGCGATCGCACCCCAGCTACCTAGCTCAAGCCGCGCCCCTGTCTGTCCCAGTCCCATTCCCTAAGACTGCCCTCGAAGCCTTTCAGCAGTGGGCTGAGCGCCGCCAAGAAGAAGCCCGCCGTCAGGCCCAGTGCCCGCGCTGTAGCTGTCCCTGCCCAGAGGGTGAACTCAAGCGCTGGTCTATGTGCAGTCTCTGTATCGCTAAAGGCTGGCAGACTCGGTAG
- a CDS encoding PspA/IM30 family protein translates to MGLLDRLSRVIRANLNSAVNQAEDPEKILEQAVEEMQANLIQLRQAVAQAIATQKRTERQSEQATRTAQEWYNRAQLALQKGEDDMAREALTRRKTYVDTATAMDAQIFQQRDVVEKLKSNMRALEGKITEAKTKKDMYIARARSAAASQRIQEMIGEVGTPGAIAAFDRMEERVMDLEARSEAVAELNAGDSLEKQFQALEQAPDSIDAELAAMRARLMTGSEETGNSLPPGA, encoded by the coding sequence ATGGGACTGCTAGATCGCCTTTCACGGGTCATTCGCGCCAACCTCAATAGCGCCGTCAATCAGGCTGAAGATCCGGAAAAAATACTAGAGCAGGCCGTAGAGGAGATGCAGGCCAACCTGATCCAGCTGCGGCAGGCAGTGGCCCAAGCGATCGCAACTCAAAAACGCACTGAGCGCCAGAGCGAACAGGCCACCAGAACTGCTCAAGAATGGTACAACCGAGCCCAGCTAGCGCTGCAGAAGGGCGAAGACGACATGGCGAGAGAAGCCCTGACTCGCCGCAAGACTTACGTCGATACCGCCACCGCAATGGACGCTCAAATTTTCCAGCAGCGGGATGTGGTGGAAAAGCTTAAAAGCAACATGCGGGCCTTAGAAGGCAAAATTACCGAAGCCAAAACCAAAAAGGATATGTACATCGCCCGCGCCCGCTCTGCTGCTGCCTCGCAGCGGATCCAGGAGATGATCGGGGAGGTCGGCACACCGGGTGCGATCGCAGCCTTTGACCGCATGGAAGAGCGCGTCATGGATCTAGAGGCCCGCTCCGAAGCCGTGGCCGAACTCAACGCCGGAGACAGCCTAGAAAAACAGTTTCAGGCCCTGGAGCAAGCGCCCGACTCCATCGATGCAGAGCTAGCCGCCATGCGGGCTCGACTGATGACGGGTTCTGAAGAGACAGGCAATAGCCTACCCCCCGGAGCCTAA
- the sipA gene encoding regulatory protein SipA, whose amino-acid sequence MSSFTVGDRVRLTSLPPYFKTADSMPMLRPPDVLQVGDEGIVLDRRPGGYWGVRFERGAFLVDTQYLDRAGNTSESPESLESSD is encoded by the coding sequence ATGTCTTCTTTTACTGTTGGCGATCGCGTTCGCCTGACTAGCCTGCCCCCCTACTTCAAAACTGCTGATTCTATGCCCATGCTGCGCCCTCCTGACGTTTTGCAGGTGGGTGATGAAGGGATTGTCTTGGATCGGCGGCCTGGAGGCTATTGGGGTGTTCGCTTTGAGCGCGGTGCTTTTTTAGTCGATACCCAGTATTTGGATCGAGCTGGTAATACTTCGGAGTCTCCGGAGTCTTTGGAGTCTTCGGACTAG
- a CDS encoding sirohydrochlorin chelatase, whose translation MSTAPIITTLNDFASEHSPVLPLLPSQRPLLMVGHGSRDSQGRDSLLEFAAAYQALDASRPVIPCFLELTEPTIQDGVDQCVAKGFTDISVLPILLFAARHNKFDVTNELDRARQRHPQVTFHYGRHFGITPEILTLWQDRLAQLDTPAFNPEGISREDTVLLFVGRGASDPDANGDVFKLARVLWEGSGYKTVEICFIGITHPRLEEGFRRAHLYQPKRIIMLPYFMFTGVLMKKIFEISALQQAENPGTPVVCLPEMGIHPQLLRVLRQRELETHLGQVQMNCEMCKFRRAAFASNGSSHGHDHGHDHGHHHGHDHGHHGHDHAAEPVDPYAEPQQYHDRAWQVP comes from the coding sequence ATGTCAACTGCACCTATCATTACCACACTGAACGACTTTGCCTCGGAGCATTCTCCGGTGCTGCCCCTGCTGCCCAGTCAACGGCCCCTGCTGATGGTGGGCCACGGCAGCCGCGACAGCCAGGGCCGCGACAGCCTTCTAGAGTTTGCCGCTGCCTATCAGGCTTTAGATGCCTCCAGACCCGTCATCCCCTGCTTCTTGGAGCTGACCGAGCCGACGATTCAAGATGGGGTAGACCAGTGTGTTGCCAAAGGTTTTACCGATATCTCGGTGCTGCCAATCCTGCTGTTTGCGGCGCGGCACAACAAGTTTGACGTGACCAACGAGCTAGATCGAGCTAGGCAGCGCCATCCCCAGGTGACTTTCCACTACGGTCGCCACTTCGGCATCACCCCCGAAATTCTCACCCTCTGGCAGGACCGACTGGCCCAGCTCGATACGCCAGCCTTTAATCCAGAGGGCATTAGCCGAGAAGACACGGTGCTGCTCTTTGTGGGCCGGGGAGCCAGCGATCCCGACGCTAATGGCGATGTCTTTAAACTAGCCCGCGTGCTCTGGGAGGGCAGCGGTTACAAAACGGTTGAGATCTGCTTTATCGGCATCACTCATCCCCGCTTAGAAGAAGGCTTCCGCCGCGCCCACCTATACCAGCCCAAGCGGATCATCATGCTGCCCTACTTCATGTTTACTGGGGTGCTGATGAAGAAGATCTTTGAAATCTCGGCCCTTCAGCAGGCCGAAAACCCAGGTACCCCGGTTGTTTGCCTGCCCGAAATGGGTATCCACCCGCAACTGCTTCGGGTCTTGCGCCAGCGCGAATTGGAGACTCACCTGGGCCAGGTGCAGATGAACTGCGAGATGTGTAAGTTCCGGCGGGCTGCTTTTGCTAGCAACGGCAGCAGCCACGGTCATGATCACGGGCACGACCACGGGCATCACCACGGTCACGATCACGGCCATCATGGCCACGACCACGCTGCTGAACCTGTCGATCCTTATGCCGAGCCACAGCAGTATCACGATCGGGCTTGGCAGGTGCCTTGA
- a CDS encoding ion transporter gives MENNLDWQKQNWRQRVRFYLKDTETTAGRWLNGAIAFLILLSSAIFVVETYPISERLYSFLNVLDWIILVGFTLEYSLRLWSAERPLLYVFSLYGLLDLLAILPFFVGFWDVRFIRLLRWLRFLRLVRFFEDRVLFGYISGTDTLIVARIVFTLVAIIFIYSGLIFQVEHGQNPDFGTFLDAVYFAVATMTTVGFGDVTPLSEVGRGLTVMMILTGVALIPTQIGELIREFVKVTHSVQTLCQSCDLRLHDADAQFCKRCGARLPPPSS, from the coding sequence ATGGAGAACAATTTGGACTGGCAAAAGCAGAACTGGCGGCAGCGGGTTCGGTTTTACCTAAAAGATACCGAGACGACAGCGGGACGGTGGTTGAATGGTGCGATCGCATTTCTAATCCTGCTCTCCTCCGCCATCTTTGTCGTCGAAACCTACCCAATTTCAGAACGCCTCTACAGCTTTCTCAATGTTTTGGACTGGATTATTCTGGTGGGCTTTACCCTGGAATATTCACTCCGGCTGTGGTCTGCCGAACGGCCGCTGCTCTACGTTTTTAGCCTTTATGGCCTGCTCGATCTGCTGGCGATTCTGCCCTTTTTTGTGGGCTTTTGGGACGTTCGTTTTATCCGGCTGCTGCGCTGGCTGCGGTTTCTGCGGCTGGTTCGCTTTTTTGAAGATCGAGTGCTGTTTGGCTACATCAGCGGCACCGACACCCTGATTGTCGCCCGCATCGTCTTTACCCTAGTAGCGATCATCTTTATCTACTCTGGGCTGATTTTTCAGGTGGAACACGGCCAAAACCCAGATTTTGGCACCTTTTTAGATGCCGTCTATTTTGCGGTCGCCACCATGACCACAGTCGGCTTTGGCGATGTCACCCCCTTATCCGAAGTCGGTCGGGGCCTGACTGTGATGATGATTTTGACTGGCGTAGCGCTGATTCCGACCCAAATTGGAGAGCTCATTCGGGAATTTGTTAAAGTCACTCACTCCGTACAAACTCTGTGCCAAAGCTGCGATCTTAGGCTCCACGACGCCGATGCTCAGTTCTGCAAACGCTGCGGAGCCCGACTGCCGCCGCCCTCTAGCTAA
- a CDS encoding biotin transporter BioY — MLAPFELLWALIGLVLTIAATWMETFILNAPWDWSQTGLRVQSLGVTFQVGAVLLTGCLGGKNAAALSQIAYLFLGLILFQVFELPVFTQGGGLSYVREPGFGYLIGFVPAGWICGYLAFRSAPKIETLAYSSVCGLGMIHGCGLAYLTLASLLGWLQTTSASYWDLLLTYSIQPLPGQLAVVCAVAVIAFVMRHLLFY; from the coding sequence GTGTTGGCACCATTCGAACTGCTCTGGGCACTGATTGGGCTAGTCCTAACCATTGCCGCTACCTGGATGGAAACGTTCATCCTCAATGCTCCCTGGGATTGGAGCCAGACCGGGCTGCGGGTGCAGTCGCTAGGCGTGACCTTTCAGGTCGGGGCCGTCCTGCTGACCGGGTGCCTAGGCGGCAAAAACGCGGCAGCGCTGTCTCAAATTGCCTACTTGTTTTTGGGGCTAATCCTGTTTCAGGTCTTTGAGCTGCCGGTCTTTACTCAGGGTGGCGGCCTTAGCTACGTCCGCGAACCCGGCTTTGGCTACCTGATTGGCTTTGTTCCGGCAGGCTGGATCTGCGGCTACCTGGCCTTTCGATCTGCTCCCAAAATTGAAACGCTGGCCTACAGCAGCGTGTGCGGCCTAGGCATGATTCACGGCTGTGGGCTGGCCTACCTGACGCTGGCCTCGCTGCTAGGCTGGCTGCAAACGACCAGCGCCTCCTACTGGGATCTATTGCTAACCTACTCCATTCAGCCGCTGCCTGGGCAACTGGCTGTAGTGTGTGCCGTAGCTGTGATAGCCTTTGTGATGCGGCATCTCCTGTTTTATTAG
- the lspA gene encoding signal peptidase II, whose protein sequence is MSVRNHLFWVAAVASLVADQITKRWILSTFELTNPPQTVAIWPGVFHFTYVTNTGAAFSLFSENGEWLKWLSLLVSLGLVALGLWANLPNRWEQAGYGFILGGALGNGIDRLLAGEVVDFLDFRLIQFPIFNLADVFINIGIICLLVAAFVYPPKANGNGSGHGGSSNPTGK, encoded by the coding sequence ATGAGCGTTCGCAATCACCTATTTTGGGTTGCCGCAGTGGCAAGCTTGGTAGCAGATCAGATCACCAAGCGCTGGATTCTCAGCACCTTCGAGTTGACCAACCCACCTCAAACCGTGGCGATCTGGCCCGGGGTCTTTCATTTCACCTATGTCACTAACACCGGTGCAGCCTTTAGCCTGTTCAGTGAAAATGGTGAATGGCTGAAGTGGCTGTCGCTGCTGGTCAGCCTGGGGCTGGTGGCTCTGGGCCTCTGGGCTAACCTACCGAACCGTTGGGAGCAGGCAGGCTATGGGTTTATTTTGGGGGGAGCCCTCGGCAACGGCATCGACCGTCTCCTGGCCGGGGAAGTCGTTGACTTTTTGGATTTTCGCCTGATCCAGTTCCCTATTTTCAATCTTGCCGATGTCTTTATCAACATTGGTATCATCTGTTTGCTGGTGGCGGCCTTCGTGTATCCGCCCAAGGCCAACGGCAACGGCTCTGGTCATGGTGGTAGCAGTAATCCCACTGGCAAGTAG